One segment of uncultured Desulfovibrio sp. DNA contains the following:
- the pgsA gene encoding CDP-diacylglycerol--glycerol-3-phosphate 3-phosphatidyltransferase — MLNLANKITLLRILMTPLVVLLLYFEGPMTCILATLAFIFASLTDWADGYIARRSNMVTSMGKFLDPLADKVLICSVLIMFVKLDWAPAWVVIIIVCRELVVTGLRAIAIDEGIVLAADKFGKAKTVLQIFAIVPLALHYPLWGMDLRLLGLVLLYIALVLAVVSGANYCYDFYRNTRKQAG; from the coding sequence ATGCTTAATCTTGCTAATAAAATTACACTGTTACGCATTTTAATGACCCCTCTGGTTGTTTTGCTGCTCTATTTTGAAGGCCCGATGACCTGCATTTTGGCTACTCTGGCCTTTATTTTTGCCTCCCTTACCGACTGGGCAGACGGTTATATTGCCCGCCGCTCCAATATGGTCACCAGCATGGGCAAGTTTTTGGACCCGCTGGCCGACAAAGTGCTGATTTGCTCGGTGCTGATCATGTTTGTGAAGCTGGACTGGGCGCCCGCCTGGGTGGTTATCATTATTGTATGCCGCGAGCTTGTGGTCACAGGCCTGCGCGCCATTGCCATTGACGAGGGCATCGTGCTTGCCGCCGACAAGTTCGGTAAGGCCAAGACTGTGCTCCAGATTTTTGCCATTGTGCCTCTTGCCCTGCATTATCCATTGTGGGGCATGGATCTGCGGTTGCTTGGCCTTGTGCTGCTCTATATAGCGCTGGTGCTGGCCGTGGTTTCAGGGGCCAACTATTGCTATGATTTTTACCGCAACACGCGTAAACAGGCAGGCTAA
- a CDS encoding septum formation initiator family protein — MFWRTFILVVLGLVNVVFFARMVWGPTGLIEYRELKHQYAELEKQIASLDAENLSLSREIRLLQSDSQYMEKVIRQRLHYIRDNEVLYLFGEVAKTGREQKP; from the coding sequence ATGTTTTGGCGTACCTTTATTCTGGTTGTGCTGGGCCTTGTTAATGTGGTGTTTTTTGCCCGCATGGTCTGGGGGCCCACCGGCCTTATTGAATACCGAGAGCTCAAGCACCAGTACGCCGAGCTTGAAAAGCAGATTGCAAGCCTCGATGCGGAGAACCTCTCTCTGAGCCGTGAAATTCGCCTTTTGCAGTCCGACAGCCAGTATATGGAAAAAGTCATTCGTCAGCGCCTCCACTATATTCGCGATAATGAGGTGCTCTATCTTTTTGGCGAGGTGGCGAAAACGGGGCGGGAGCAGAAACCATGA
- a CDS encoding M48 family metallopeptidase — protein MTEKIEWYKEVLELEPNSKVFFPLARLLSEAGRTDEAVEILEQGLARHEEFLEARLFLIELLHTANRLEACEKQVGRLTKMFSTYAGFWQAWAACINAAGDAPDTAAVLRFLALNFSKGPVSLHEVINQGLASLSGAGVAAGAGANLQARSEAAIPAAGPSAHEAAFAATSTAANPAVTGAAATVAEAAEQFVAAPVLATAPGLVTAMHDADAPLDADAHIDDVDAHDPIDFDPDLAMADDEALPAESEDTPSMLARGADAYAAYAAPVTQSEAVVVDDADEGEERFSLRTRSMAEVLAEQGDIKGALDIYHELAAAAVHPEESADLRQRITTLTARLGNAQTVDLVQPAATAEHASGKDKLISMLEALAERVEARAHS, from the coding sequence ATGACGGAAAAAATTGAATGGTATAAAGAAGTCCTGGAGCTTGAGCCCAATTCCAAGGTCTTTTTCCCTCTGGCGCGTCTGCTTTCCGAGGCTGGACGCACAGATGAAGCCGTTGAAATTCTGGAGCAGGGGCTTGCCCGGCACGAGGAATTTCTTGAAGCCAGGCTTTTTCTCATAGAGCTGCTGCACACCGCCAATCGGCTCGAAGCCTGCGAAAAGCAGGTGGGCAGGCTGACAAAAATGTTTTCTACCTATGCAGGCTTTTGGCAGGCATGGGCCGCATGCATCAATGCTGCTGGCGATGCGCCTGATACTGCTGCCGTGCTGCGGTTTCTGGCCCTCAATTTTTCAAAGGGCCCGGTATCATTGCACGAAGTCATCAACCAGGGGCTGGCCTCCCTGTCTGGAGCTGGAGTCGCTGCTGGCGCTGGGGCCAATTTGCAGGCGCGTTCCGAGGCCGCCATCCCTGCTGCTGGCCCATCCGCACATGAGGCGGCATTTGCAGCGACATCAACGGCTGCAAATCCGGCAGTAACTGGGGCTGCAGCGACCGTGGCAGAAGCGGCTGAGCAATTTGTTGCCGCTCCCGTTCTGGCAACTGCTCCCGGCTTGGTAACCGCCATGCATGACGCGGATGCCCCGCTTGATGCTGATGCTCACATTGATGACGTTGACGCTCACGATCCTATTGATTTTGATCCTGATCTTGCCATGGCGGACGATGAGGCCCTGCCAGCAGAATCGGAAGACACTCCTTCCATGCTGGCTCGCGGCGCAGATGCGTATGCCGCATATGCTGCCCCGGTCACCCAGTCCGAAGCTGTTGTTGTAGACGATGCAGATGAAGGGGAGGAGCGTTTTTCGCTGCGTACCCGCTCTATGGCCGAAGTGCTGGCAGAACAGGGTGACATCAAGGGCGCACTTGATATTTACCATGAGCTTGCTGCCGCAGCGGTACATCCGGAAGAAAGCGCTGATTTGCGTCAGCGCATTACTACGTTGACTGCGCGACTGGGCAACGCCCAGACGGTAGATCTTGTCCAACCCGCTGCTACGGCAGAACATGCCAGCGGCAAGGACAAGCTGATAAGCATGCTTGAAGCTTTGGCTGAACGTGTCGAAGCCAGGGCGCACAGTTAA